GTTCCGGCGCGTCCTGGAGGACGTTGAGACGGTGCTGTACGGCCGCGCAGTGCGGGCCCCGCGCGAACACGGCGGCCCGCGCCGGGTCGTCGGTGCTCCAGGCGTACGAGCGGATCAGCCCCTCCCGAACCAACTCCTCGCAGGTGTCGCGGAGTTGGGCGGCCCGCTCCGGGTCGGCGTCGGAGAGGTGCAGCTGGTAGAGGTCGACATGGTCGGTGTCGAGGCGCCGCAGTGAGGCGGTCAGCGCACGGCGGACGTACGCGGGGGAGTCGTCGGAGCCGGTGCACAGGCGGCGGTCCTCGTCGATGACGTTGCCCCACTTGGTGGCGACGACCACGTCCGCGCGCCGCTTGCCCAGTGCCCGCGCGAGGACGCGTTCGCTGTGCCCCGTCCCGTACGCGTCCGCCGTGTCGAAGAACGTCACGCCGAGGTCGAGGGCCCGCCGGACGGCTCGTACGGACTCCTCGTCGTCGACCTTGCCCCAGCCGAGCGGCTGCCCGCCGGGCGTCGCCCACTCGCCTCCGATGGCCCAGCAGCCGAAGCCGAGGGCGCTCACCTCGATACCGGTCCGTCCCAGCGTCCTGTTCCCGATGCTCTCCATGCCCCTGGACGCTAGGAGTTGGAGCGCACACGAAGGCAAGACCCCCGGACGGTTCCGGCTACGCCTGGCCGGTCTCGAAGCGGATGATCCTGCCGCCGTCGTCGACGGTGAAGCTCCACCTCGTCTTCATCTCGCCCCAAGTGTCGTTGCTGTAGCGGGCGATGAGGGCACGGCCGCCGTTCGACTCGTTGTCGACCTCCATGTGGCCGCGGGAGGAGAAGATCTCCCGATCGGTCCAGTCGGCCAGGTCGCGGTCGGCACCGTCGTCGGACATGGTCGCGTCGGGTGCGAGGACGGCCTCGAAGGCGGCACGGTCATGGGCGTTCACAGCGGTGACGAAGGCCCGGACGGCCGGGTCGCTGAGTTTCGCTACCTGAATCGTCATGGGAGTCACCTTCACACCGGTCCCGGACGCCCGCCACCCGAACGACACCCCGAACACGTCGGTCACGCGTGATCGGTGCGACAGTGGAGACACGGGAGGGACCGTTCACCGTTGCCGCCGGCCGTCTGCTCTGGGAGCCACCGTGACCTGTTACGACCGAAGTGATCTGGGACTGCTGTTGCTCCGTCTGGGCACGGGCGGAGTGCTGGCCGCGCACGGGGCGCAGAAGCTGTTCGGCTGGTTCGGCGGGGGCGGTCTGGAGGGGACCGGGACCGCCATGGAGGCCATGGGCTACCTGCCCGGGAAGGCGAGCGCGACGGCGGCGGGGCTGGCCGAGGCCGGCGGGGGCACCCTGCTGGCGCTGGGCCTCGCGACCCCCGCGGCGGGCGCGGCGGCGGCCGGGGCGATGGTGGGCGCGGCCGCGGTCCATCTGCCCAACGGGTTCTTCGCGATGAACGGCGGCTACGAGCACGCGGCGTCGCTGGCCCTGACGGCGGCGGGCCTCGCGGTGGCGGGCCCCGGCCGCCTCTCGCTGGACCACGCCCTCGGCCACGCCGTGAACCGCGGCTGGATGGTCCCCGTGGCGCTCGGCGTGACGGCGGCGGCCACGCTGGCCGTGGTGGGCGCCCGGAACAAGAGGGTGCGCGAGACTGCCGAGGGCAAGCAGGAGGCCCTGTTCGAAGAGTTCGAGGAGTAGGCGCATGAGGGGGTGGGCGTGGGCGTACCCGTGGCCGTCCAGATGGCGTGGGACCCGCGGCCGGTGCGGGAAGCTTGCCCCATGGCTGATGACGACGTCTGGGAATCCATCGACCGTCTGTGCACCTGGCTGGACGCCCACCGCACGCACGGCGGTCAGGAGGGCCTGCTGCTGCGCATCCTGAAACTGTCGGAGGAGGTCGGCGAGGTCGCCGAGGCGGTGATCGGCGCGACCGGCCAGAACCCGCGCAAGGGCGCCAGTCACACCTGGGACGACGTGCGGTCCGAGCTCTGCGACGTCGTCATCACGGCCCTGGTCGCCCTGCGCACGCTGACGCCGGACGCGCGCGAGGTCTTCATGGACCGTCTGGCGGGCGTCACGCAGCGCTCGCTCGGGGCGGATCCAACTCCGTGAGCCGCGCCCGCACTTGTTCACCCCGTGGACGGGTGCGGGCCGTCGGCAGTTGGTGGGGACGGCCGAGCCTTCTCGTCGACATCACGCCGACGAAAGGGTCCCCGTGCAGGACTACCTTCTCCCCCGTGGCCGCAGGACGCTCGCCGTTGCCAGTGGGGCGCTCGCGCTCGCCGTCACGGGGCTGGGAAGCCAGGCCGGAGCGGCGAGTCACGGGACGCCGACACTGTCGCTGTCGGCGGCCTATCTGTCCGGCGCGGTGGGGGCGAGCGGGGATCCGGTCGTGAAGGTGACGGTCGCGCAGAGCGGCGCGGACGCCGGTGCGCTCACGGTCACGGTGACCAAGAACAGCAAGACCTCCGTCGCGACCACCGCCGACGTCACGGTCACCGGCACCGGCGCCACCCGCCAGGTCGCCATCGCCGCGCGCGGCCGGGGCTACACCGACCTGACCGTGAAGGTCACCGGCGTGGACGGCGACACCGCCACCAAGACCCTGCACTACGCCGCCTCGGCCGCCGTCCAACAGGCCGCGGACAGCAGGTACTTCACGGGTTCCAGCGACGCCTCCGCCGCCGTGGACGTCGGGGGCGGCTATGCGGTGGTGGCGGACGACGAGTCCAACACCCTTCGCCTGTACGACCGTTCGGCCTCGGGCGCGCCCATGAAGACCTGGGACTTCAGCTCGAACATCGGTGTCTCGAAGGAGATCGACATCGAGGGCGCCACGCGCGTCGGCGACACGATCTACTGGACGGGCTCGCTGGGCAACAACAAGGACGGCGAGTACAAGTCCGCCCGCAACACCGTCTTCACCACCAAGGTCAGCGGTTCGGGCGCGGCGACCGTGCTGTCGTACGGCGGCTCGTACGGGAAGCTCCGCGACGACCTCGTCGCCTGGGACGTGGCCCACGGCGACCGTTACGGCTTCGCGGCGGGCACCGCCGACGGCCAGGTCCCCCAGCAGATCGACGGGTTCAACGTGGAGGGGCTGGAGTTCGCGCCCGGGTCGACGACGACCGCGTACCTCGGCTTCCGCGCGCCGCTCGCCCCGGCGGTCGCCGGCGGCAAGGCGCTCCTCGTGCCCGTCACGAACATGGACAAGGTGGTCGGCAGCGGCGCCACGGCCGTCTTCGGGACGCCGATCGAGCTGGACCTCGGCGGCCTCTCCGTGCGCGACCTGCGCAAGAACGCCGCGAACCAGTACCTGATCGTCGCGGGCTCCTGGGCCGCCGACGACAACTCCGACCCGTACGCCCTCTACTCCTGGGACGGCGACCCGGCGCACGCCCCGGTCAAGCGGGGCGACCTGCCCACCTCGGACCCGGGCGGCTGGGAGTCGGTCGTCGACGTCCCGGACCTCACCGTTCCCGGCGCCCGCGCCCAGCTGATCACCGACGACGGCTCCGCCGACCTGTACGGCGACGGCACGGAGGCCAAGGACCTCACCCACCCCGAGTGGAAGAAGTCCCGGGCGACCTGGTTCACGATCGGCGGCTGAGGCACGGGGCGGGCGGCCGGGGCACGGGGCTGCTCCGGCCTGGGGGCTGCTCTTCCCTGCGGGGCGACTCTGCTCCGCAGGGCGACTCTGCCCCGCAGGGCGACTCTGCCCCGCAGGGCGACTCTGCCCCGCAGGGCGGCCCCACCCGCCAGGGCCGCCGCGTCCGCCCGGGTCGCCGCATCCGTCGTAGCGCCGTCTGAGAAGGTGACCGTATGCGCCTGATCCTCATCCGCCACGGCCAGACCCCGTCCAACGTGGCCTTCCTCCTGGACACCGCCGTCCCCGGCCCGGGTCTGACCGACCTCGGTGAGAAGCAGGCCGCCGCGCTGCCCCATACGCTCGCGGACGTGGACATCGACCTGCTGTACGTCTCCACGCTGACCCGTACCCAGCTGACGGCCGCCCCGCTGGCGGCCGCCCGCGGGCTCGAGGTGGTCGTACGCGACGGCATCCGTGAGCTGGAGGCCGGGGACCTGGAGATGATGCGCGGCGACACCGAGGCGGCCAGGACGTACTTCACGACGGCGTTCGCCTGGGTGGCCGGGGACACCGCGCTGCGGATGCCGGGCGGCGAGAACGGCATCGAGGCGCTGGGCCGCTTCGACGCAGTGGTCGCTGAGGCCGCGGCGACCGGCGTGGGCAGTGTCGCCATGGTCAGCCACGGCGCCGCGATACGGGTGTGGACGGCGGCTCGGGCGCACAACGTCGACATGTCCTTCGCGACCGAACACCGGCTGGACAACACCGACATCGTGATCCTGGAAGGCTCCCCCGAGGAGGGCTGGACGGCGCTGTCCTGGGCGGGCACGGACATCGGCGGCGCGGCGCACGCGCGGGAGAGCGGCCCTGCGGGACAGCCGCTGGACCCGACCACGTAGACGTCCGCCGGTCCCCGCGGGTACGGGATCCGTCGCCCCACGGGTACGGGATCAGTCCGCCGCGGATGCGGGATCCGTCCCCGCGGCTAGGGGATTCTCACACCGGCGGCACGTTGTACGGCGGCATGTTGTACGGCGTCACCACCTGGATCGCCGACGGCAGGAACGGACCCTCGTCCGGCAGCGCCTGCTGGGCTCGCATGATCGTCTGGCAGGCGCGCCGCATGTCCTGGCGCAGGTCGTGGTGGAGTACCGCGGACAGTTTCCCCTCCGCCAGCAGCCGGGTGTTGTCGTGGTCCAGGTCGTGCGCGACGAAGGCCAGCACTCCCCGGCCGAGCGTCGCGAAGGCGTCGATGGTCGCGGTGTTGCCGCCGCCGATGGAGTAGACGGCGTTGATCTCCGGATCCCGCTCCAGAGCCGCCAGGACCAGGGCCCGCTGGGTGGAGTCCAGCCCGTCGCTGTCCGTGACCTCGACCAGTCGGCGCACGGGGCCGCCGCCGCGCATCCCGCTGCGGAAACCCATCTCGCGCTCCTCCTCGTTGCGGAAGGACCCCCGGCTGATCGTGACGAGCACATGGCCCGGACGGTCGGCGAGCCACTGGCGTATCAGGTAGGCGGCGGTGGCTCCGGCGGCCCGGTTGTCGATGCCGACGTACGCGAGTCGCGGGCTGCTGGGCAGATCCGTCACCAGCGTGACCACCGGGATGCCGGCCGCCACCAGCCGGCCGACCGCGGCGGTGACCTCGGGGACCTCCGGGGCCTTGAGGATCACTCCCTGAGAACCGCGCGCGGCGATCCTGTCCAGGTCCTTCACCAGCTCCGCCGCGGGGTCCGTCTCGCGGAAGTGGAACCGTGAGCGGACGATCGCCGGGTGCAGGGACGGCAGTTCGGCCTCCAGGGCGTCCCGTACCGCCGAGGAGAACCGCTCCGGGGTCTGCATCACGATGTCGATCATGAACGTGCGGCCGCCGATGCGGACCTGGGTGCGCTGCCGGTCCAGGTCCTTGATGGCCTGCTGCACCTCCCGCGCCGTGCTCTCGCGCACGCCGCCGCGATGGTTGAGGACCCGGTCGACCGTCGCCTCGCTCAGGCCGGCCTGCCGGGCGATCTCGCGGATCGTATACGGATGTCCCATGGCTTCCTTCGCTGCGTCCCGTGATCGCGGAGATCGATGAGGGGTTTTTGATGGTTCTCTGCGGATTGATTGACGGTCCCGGCCTCATGAGACTGGCAGAAATGTCACCGCGCCGGAAGGCGGCAGCACACTCATGAACCAACTGCTCGAGGACAAGGTCGTCCTCGTCAACGGCGGCAGCCAGGGCGTCGGCGCGGGCATCGTGCGTGCGGCGCTGCGCGAGGGCGCCACGGTCGCCTTCACCGGGCGGCGCACCGAGCTCGGCGAGAAGTTCGCCGCTGAGACCGGGGCCACGTTCGTACGGGCCGATCTGACCGATCCCGCGCGGGCGCGTGGCAGTGTCGAGCAGGTCGTGGCCGCCCACGGGCGGATCGACTGCCTGGTGAACGCGGCGGGGCTGACGTCGCGCGGCACGCTCCTGAACACCACGCCGGAACTGTTCGACGCGCACGTGGCGATCAATCTGCGGGCGCCGTTCTTCGCGATGCAGGCCGCCGTCCAGCATCTGGTGGAGCGCGGGGCGCCGGGCACCGTCGTCAACATCATCACGTCCTCCGCCCACGGCGGGCAGTCCTTCCTCGCCCCGTACGTCGCCGCCAAGTCCGGGCTCATGGGCCTCACCCGCAACGCCGCCCACGCGCACCGCTGGGACCGGGTCCGGATCAACGGCCTCAACATCGGCTGGACGGACACCGAGGGCGAGGAGGAGATCCAGCGCGCCTTCCACGGCGCGGGCGACGACTGGCGGGAGAAGGCGGCGAAGACCCAGCCGATGGGCAAGCTGGGCCAGGTCGACGAGATCGCCGACTTCGTCGTCTTCCTGCTCTCCGACCGCAGTGGCGTGGTCACGGGCTCGGTGATCGACTGGGACCAGATCGTCTTCGGCGGACTCGACTGATCCCCCGTCCCTCGCCGCACTCCCTCTCTCCCTCCTCCCCTCTCGCCCCTCCCCCCTCGGCGGGCACACCCTCACTGGCTTTAGGAGCAATCTCATGCGTATCGGCATCCTGGGACTGGGCCGGATCGGCGCCTTCCACGCGGCGACCCTCGCCGGGCTCGACGCGGTGGACACCCTGGTCGTCAGCGACCCGGTGGCGGCGGCCACCGCGGCCGCGGTGGAGCGGTTCGGGGCGACGGCGGTGGACTCCCCCGAGGCGGTGCTCGCCGCCGGGGTCGACGGCATCGTCATCGCGGCCGCCACCGACGCGCACCCCGCGCTCATCCTCGCCGCGGTCAAGGCGGGTGTCCCGGTGTTCTGCGAGAAGCCGGTGGCGCGGACCGTCGAGGAGAGCCTCGACGTGCTGGAAAGCGTCCGGGACAGCGGTGTCGAGGTGCAGATCGGCTACAACCGGCGTTTCGACGCGGGCTGTGTGGCCGCCCGCAAGGCCGTGGTGAGCGGCGAACTCGGCAAGCTGCACACCGTACGGTCCACCACGCTGGACCCGGCGCCGCCGCCCGCCGCGTACGTCGCGGTCTCCGGGGGCATCTTCCGCGACTGCAGCGTGCACGACTTCGACATCGTGCGCTGGGTCACGGGCCGCGAGGTGGTCGAGGTGTACGCGGCCGGTGGCAACCGGGGTGCCGAGTACATCGCCGAGGCGGGTGACGTCGACACCGCGTCCGCGATCCTCACCCTCGACGACGGCACCATCGCTCTGGTCTCCAACTCCCGCCACAACGCGCGGGGTTACGACGTCCGCCTGGAGCTGCACGGCATGCGCGACAGCATCGCCGTGGGCCTGGAGGACAAGCTGCCGCTGCGTTCCGTCGAGCCGGGCGCCACCTTCCCGGCGGGTCCGCCGCACGACTTCTTCATGGACCGGTTCGCCCCCGCCTACCGCGCCGAACTCACCGCCTTCACGGAGGTCGTCGCGGGCCGCGCCACCTCGCCGTGCACGGTCGCCGACGCCATCGAGGCCGGCTGGATCGCCGAGGCCTGCGCCCTTTCGCTGGCCGAGCACCGGCCCGTACGCCTGGAGGAGGTACGCGAGGCCTGACCGCCGGACGCGGCGGGGCCGGTCGGCGCGCCCGAAGACCCGGGGCCGCCGTCCGGGGCCCTCGTGCGTCGCGGCCGTCGTGCGGTGCGGCCGTCAGGCGGTGCGGCCGTCAGACGTCGCGGCCGTCAGGCGAGAACAGCCGGCTTGAGGATCTCCTCGCACCACTGCCGGAACGTGGTGGGGGTGGTGGCCTCCGGGGTGCGCGGCTCGGCGTTGTCGAGGCCACGGTCCTTGGCCGTCGCCATGTCCGCCATGCCCTGCGCCATCGCCTCGGACATCCCCCGCTGCTTCAGCGTGTCCCTGAACGACTCGACGGGGACGTACTGGAACCGCACCGGCCTCCCCAACACCTCGGACATGATCCGCGCCATGTCCTCGAAGGACAGGTCCTCGGGCCCGAGCACCGGCACCTCGCCCTGCCCGCTCCAGGAGCGGTCGAGCAGCAGCCCGGCGGCCACGGCGGCGATGTCGCGGGTGGCACAGGTCGGCGCCTTGAGGTCGCCGGCGACGGGCTGGAAGAACACGCCCTCGCTCCCGATCGCCTCGACCTGGCGCAGCAGGTTGTCCATGAACGAGGGCAACGTCAGCGCCCGATAGCCCACCCCCGTCCCCGCGATCAGGTCGTCCATCGCCAGGGAGGCCGACACCAGCCCGGCATTGCCGGGCACCCCGCGCCCCAGGGCCGAGATCCCCACGACCCGCCGAACCCCCCGCCGCTTGAAGGCGTCGCAAGCGGGCCTACTGAAGTCCACATAGACGTCCTCGACCCGCGCGGCCCGCGGATTCGGCGGCGCCAGCCAAAAGACGCTGTCCGCTCCGGCGAACGCCGCGTCGACGACGTCGGGGTCGCCGTGCGAGCCGACCACGACCTCGACCCGCTCGCGCACCCGCGGCGCGAGCCGGGAGGGATCGCGCGCGATCACCCGAACCGACTCCCCGCCGTCGAGGACGTCGCCCAGGACGATGTCGAGGACCTGGCGGCCGATCTGCCCGGTGGGCGTAGTGATGACGATCACGAAAAGGAACCTCCTGAGGAACGGCGAACGGGATGCCCGAACACCACACCCAGTCACTCTGCGCTCGCCGCACATCACGCGTCCAATACCTCTTCGGGCACATTGATACCCTCAGGGCATGGATCTGGACCTGCGCAAACTGCGGTACTTCACGGCCGTCGCGCAGCACGAGCACTTCGGCCGCGCCGCCCGGCAACTGCACATCGCACAGCCCGTACTGAGCCGTCAGATCCGCGCGCTGGAACAGGAGTTGGGCTGCGCGCTGCTGGTGCGCACGACCCGCAGCGTGCGTCTGACCCCGGCCGGCCGGCAACTCTACGAAGACGCGCCGGGCGTACTCGCCGCCGCGCAGGCCGCCACCCGCCGGGTGCACGGCGCCGCCCGCGCCGACCGTCTGGTCGTCGGCTTCGCCCCCGGTCTGAGCGTCTCCCCCGCGATCCTCGCGTTCACCCGGACCCACGCCGACGTCGAGATCGAGCTGCTCCACCTGAACTGGTACGAGAAGGGCGAGGCGCTCCGGGACGGCCGGGCCGACGTCGGCTTCCTGCGCCACCCCTTCGACGCGGAGGGGATCCACACCATCCCGGTGGGCAGCGAACCGAAGGTCGTATGCCTCCCCACCACGCACCCCCTGGCGTCCCGCCGCCGGCTGACCCTGGCCGCCCTCGACGGCGAGACGATCCTGGACTTCCAGGCGCGCCGCACCGCGACGGTGGAGGAGAAACTCGAACTGGTCGCGGCCGGGCGCGGCATAGCAGTTCTGCCACGCAGCGTCGCCCGCTCCTACTCACGCCCCGACCTCGTGAACCGACCGGTGACCGACGTCCCACCGACCGAGATCTGCCTCGCCGTACTCGAGGGCCGCCGCGACGGACTCCTGAACGACTTCCTGACCACCGCGACACACGCGCTGTCCGAACACCACTCCTGAAGCCCCCTCCGGGGTGAACCACCCCGTTTCCTGCGAGAGTTGCGAAAATAGGGGCCATGACGCGCAACGCATCCACCGAACTGGGCGAATTCCTCAGGGCCCGGCGCGCGGAGCTCACCCCCCGTTCCGTGGGACTGCCCGGCGGGACCGTCCGGCGGCGGGTGCCGGGTCTGCGCCGGGAGGAAGTGGCCATGCTGGCCGCGATCAGCACCGACCACTACACCCGCCTGGAACAGGGCCGCGTCCAGGCGTCCGAGCCCGTCCTGGACGCCATCACCCGCGTCCTGGACCTGGACGAGGACCAGCGCGCCTACGTGTTCGAGCTGGCCGGCAAGGAGCCCGCGCGCCCGCGCCCGCAAGGCGTGCAGAAGGTCCAGCCGCAGTTGCGGCGGCTGCTCGACGACCTCGCCTCCCTCCCCGCCATGGTCCTGGGCCGCCAGATGGACGTACTGGCGTGGAACCCCCTGGCCGCAGCCCTGGTGGGCGACTTCGCCCAGCTCCCGGCGGAGGAACGCAACTACGCCCGGATGGTCTTCTCCCCCGCCATGCGCGAGCTGTACGCGGACTGGGAGACCACGGCCCGCACGACGGTCGCCCAACTCCGCATGGAGGCCGCCCACAACGCCGGCTCCCCCGCCTCACCACCCTCGTGAACGACCTCTCCGAGCAGGACCCCGACTTCCGCCGCTGGTGGGCCGCCCACCACGTGGCCGCGCGCACCACCGGCACCAAGACCCTCAACCATCCGATCGCCGGCACCCTCGTCCTCGAATGGGACACCCTCACCGCCACCACCGACCCCGACCAACAACTCATCATCTGGACGGCCGCCCCCGACACCCCCACCCAGGAGGGGCTGCGGTTCCTCGCGTCGTGGGCGGCGGGGGGCCGGGAGGCCGGGCGGGGCACCTAGGGTTGAAACCACCCCGGGCCTGATGGGTGAGCTGGGGCGTGTGGCTGCCGCCGTCCCTGCTCACGGACCGTGTTGCTCCATCAGGCGCATGAGGTTCCGCTTGCGTTTCTGGGTGGCGCGCAGAGCGGTGACGTACGCGCTGAACTCGTCCGGTGTGCCCAGACGGCGGTGGCAGTCGCGCATGCCGAGCAGCATGCTGACGAGCTGCTCGTATATCGCGTTGCCGGTCTGCTGCGTAAGCGGCTCGGCCAGGCGCAGGTAGACGCCGAGTGCGTCGGCGGGACGGGCTGCGCAGGCCTGGTCGGCGAGTGCGAGCCACTGTCGGTCGTGAGCACCGGCTTCGGTCGCGGCCTGCCAGGCGGCCTCGACATCCTTGTCGTCGAGCAGGGCGTCGACCAGGACGGGCCCGCCGTACCAGCCCCCGTGCCGCCGCCCCGCGTCCTCGCGCAACAGCGCCAGGGCACCCGCGCGTTCGGCCGGCCAGCAGTCGGCGGCCCGCGCGGCGGCGCGCAACTGCTGGTAAGCCGGCAGGGTGTGGCGAGCGCCGAAGTGGTCGCGGCGCAGGCTGACGGCGTCGGGGAGCCGGGCCGCCCGCGCGTAACGCTCACAGAGATCGTCGACGAGGGCGGTGTCGACGGCGCCGAGGTCCCGGACTTCCTGGATGCCGCGTTCCGCCCAGCGC
This portion of the Streptomyces mirabilis genome encodes:
- a CDS encoding aldo/keto reductase; the protein is MESIGNRTLGRTGIEVSALGFGCWAIGGEWATPGGQPLGWGKVDDEESVRAVRRALDLGVTFFDTADAYGTGHSERVLARALGKRRADVVVATKWGNVIDEDRRLCTGSDDSPAYVRRALTASLRRLDTDHVDLYQLHLSDADPERAAQLRDTCEELVREGLIRSYAWSTDDPARAAVFARGPHCAAVQHRLNVLQDAPELLALCEESNLASINRSPLAMGLLTGGRSAGRALEAGDIRSAPPAWLPGFRRDSGADPDWLARVDALRDILTSGGRTLAQGALAWLWARSPRTVPIPGFRSVAQAEENAGAIARGPLTAAQLAEADRVLGR
- a CDS encoding nuclear transport factor 2 family protein produces the protein MTIQVAKLSDPAVRAFVTAVNAHDRAAFEAVLAPDATMSDDGADRDLADWTDREIFSSRGHMEVDNESNGGRALIARYSNDTWGEMKTRWSFTVDDGGRIIRFETGQA
- a CDS encoding DoxX family protein; protein product: MTCYDRSDLGLLLLRLGTGGVLAAHGAQKLFGWFGGGGLEGTGTAMEAMGYLPGKASATAAGLAEAGGGTLLALGLATPAAGAAAAGAMVGAAAVHLPNGFFAMNGGYEHAASLALTAAGLAVAGPGRLSLDHALGHAVNRGWMVPVALGVTAAATLAVVGARNKRVRETAEGKQEALFEEFEE
- a CDS encoding MazG-like family protein; this translates as MADDDVWESIDRLCTWLDAHRTHGGQEGLLLRILKLSEEVGEVAEAVIGATGQNPRKGASHTWDDVRSELCDVVITALVALRTLTPDAREVFMDRLAGVTQRSLGADPTP
- a CDS encoding histidine phosphatase family protein, which encodes MRLILIRHGQTPSNVAFLLDTAVPGPGLTDLGEKQAAALPHTLADVDIDLLYVSTLTRTQLTAAPLAAARGLEVVVRDGIRELEAGDLEMMRGDTEAARTYFTTAFAWVAGDTALRMPGGENGIEALGRFDAVVAEAAATGVGSVAMVSHGAAIRVWTAARAHNVDMSFATEHRLDNTDIVILEGSPEEGWTALSWAGTDIGGAAHARESGPAGQPLDPTT
- a CDS encoding LacI family DNA-binding transcriptional regulator, which translates into the protein MGHPYTIREIARQAGLSEATVDRVLNHRGGVRESTAREVQQAIKDLDRQRTQVRIGGRTFMIDIVMQTPERFSSAVRDALEAELPSLHPAIVRSRFHFRETDPAAELVKDLDRIAARGSQGVILKAPEVPEVTAAVGRLVAAGIPVVTLVTDLPSSPRLAYVGIDNRAAGATAAYLIRQWLADRPGHVLVTISRGSFRNEEEREMGFRSGMRGGGPVRRLVEVTDSDGLDSTQRALVLAALERDPEINAVYSIGGGNTATIDAFATLGRGVLAFVAHDLDHDNTRLLAEGKLSAVLHHDLRQDMRRACQTIMRAQQALPDEGPFLPSAIQVVTPYNMPPYNVPPV
- a CDS encoding SDR family oxidoreductase, translating into MNQLLEDKVVLVNGGSQGVGAGIVRAALREGATVAFTGRRTELGEKFAAETGATFVRADLTDPARARGSVEQVVAAHGRIDCLVNAAGLTSRGTLLNTTPELFDAHVAINLRAPFFAMQAAVQHLVERGAPGTVVNIITSSAHGGQSFLAPYVAAKSGLMGLTRNAAHAHRWDRVRINGLNIGWTDTEGEEEIQRAFHGAGDDWREKAAKTQPMGKLGQVDEIADFVVFLLSDRSGVVTGSVIDWDQIVFGGLD
- a CDS encoding Gfo/Idh/MocA family protein; protein product: MRIGILGLGRIGAFHAATLAGLDAVDTLVVSDPVAAATAAAVERFGATAVDSPEAVLAAGVDGIVIAAATDAHPALILAAVKAGVPVFCEKPVARTVEESLDVLESVRDSGVEVQIGYNRRFDAGCVAARKAVVSGELGKLHTVRSTTLDPAPPPAAYVAVSGGIFRDCSVHDFDIVRWVTGREVVEVYAAGGNRGAEYIAEAGDVDTASAILTLDDGTIALVSNSRHNARGYDVRLELHGMRDSIAVGLEDKLPLRSVEPGATFPAGPPHDFFMDRFAPAYRAELTAFTEVVAGRATSPCTVADAIEAGWIAEACALSLAEHRPVRLEEVREA
- a CDS encoding NAD(P)H-binding protein is translated as MIVITTPTGQIGRQVLDIVLGDVLDGGESVRVIARDPSRLAPRVRERVEVVVGSHGDPDVVDAAFAGADSVFWLAPPNPRAARVEDVYVDFSRPACDAFKRRGVRRVVGISALGRGVPGNAGLVSASLAMDDLIAGTGVGYRALTLPSFMDNLLRQVEAIGSEGVFFQPVAGDLKAPTCATRDIAAVAAGLLLDRSWSGQGEVPVLGPEDLSFEDMARIMSEVLGRPVRFQYVPVESFRDTLKQRGMSEAMAQGMADMATAKDRGLDNAEPRTPEATTPTTFRQWCEEILKPAVLA
- a CDS encoding LysR family transcriptional regulator, whose translation is MDLDLRKLRYFTAVAQHEHFGRAARQLHIAQPVLSRQIRALEQELGCALLVRTTRSVRLTPAGRQLYEDAPGVLAAAQAATRRVHGAARADRLVVGFAPGLSVSPAILAFTRTHADVEIELLHLNWYEKGEALRDGRADVGFLRHPFDAEGIHTIPVGSEPKVVCLPTTHPLASRRRLTLAALDGETILDFQARRTATVEEKLELVAAGRGIAVLPRSVARSYSRPDLVNRPVTDVPPTEICLAVLEGRRDGLLNDFLTTATHALSEHHS